From Segatella copri, the proteins below share one genomic window:
- a CDS encoding glycerophosphodiester phosphodiesterase family protein, with product MKKIYILSLLCMLTSVSFAQSNLKEILKNFNKPAKENVMVVSHRGDWRNAPENSIQAFQNCIDMGVDMVELDLKKTKDGVLVLMHDKKIDRTMNGKGFPENYTLDSLKMLRLKNGLGCKTRHQIPTFREVMELCKGKIMVNVDKGYDYFDDAMKVLKETGTVDQCIIKAELPYEVVKAEHGDVLDKMIFMPVVNLGKPGAEEVIDGYIKNMKPKAYELVFKTDDANTRRLIKKVRDSGARVFINTLWPELCGGHDDDRAVELKQPEESWGWIVGQGTKIIQTDRPALLLDYLRAKKLHK from the coding sequence ATGAAGAAGATTTATATTTTATCCTTGTTGTGCATGCTCACTTCGGTGAGCTTTGCACAAAGCAATCTGAAAGAGATTCTTAAGAATTTCAATAAGCCTGCAAAAGAAAATGTTATGGTAGTTTCTCATCGTGGAGACTGGCGTAATGCTCCTGAAAACTCTATTCAGGCATTCCAGAACTGTATCGACATGGGTGTTGATATGGTTGAGTTGGACTTGAAGAAGACAAAGGATGGCGTTCTGGTTCTGATGCACGATAAGAAGATTGACCGAACCATGAATGGTAAGGGATTCCCAGAGAATTATACTCTTGATTCTTTGAAGATGCTCCGCCTGAAGAATGGTTTAGGCTGCAAGACCCGCCATCAGATTCCAACATTCCGTGAGGTAATGGAACTCTGTAAAGGCAAAATCATGGTAAATGTTGACAAGGGCTACGACTACTTCGACGATGCCATGAAGGTTTTGAAGGAGACTGGTACAGTTGACCAATGCATCATCAAGGCTGAACTTCCTTACGAGGTGGTAAAGGCTGAGCATGGTGATGTTCTCGACAAGATGATTTTCATGCCTGTAGTTAACCTCGGCAAGCCTGGTGCAGAAGAGGTAATCGACGGTTACATCAAGAACATGAAGCCAAAGGCTTACGAATTGGTATTCAAGACTGATGATGCCAACACTCGCCGCCTGATAAAGAAAGTACGTGATAGTGGAGCAAGAGTTTTCATCAACACACTTTGGCCTGAGCTTTGCGGTGGACATGATGATGATCGCGCCGTAGAACTCAAACAGCCAGAAGAGAGCTGGGGATGGATTGTTGGTCAGGGTACCAAGATTATCCAAACAGACCGTCCTGCTTTGCTTCTTGATTACTTGAGAGCCAAGAAACTTCATAAGTAA
- a CDS encoding glycerophosphodiester phosphodiesterase family protein — protein MFKRLTSLGLLCMLAIASYAQHLNEILSELSAPAKQSVLVVSHRGDWRNAPENSLQAFQNCIDMGVDMVELDLKKTKDGELILMHDNTLNRTTNGTGKPEDYTQAELKGLRLKNGAGCLTRHKIPTLRETILLCKGKILVNVDKGYEYFEDVQKILEETGTANQCVVKEKIPYQTIKEQHGDILDKVIFMPKADLCKPEAESIIDSYLQNEKPLAFEVRFSQVNDKVFELIKKLNDNGIKVFVNALWPAQNAEHDDDRAVELKQPDESWGWLIQQGFKLIQTDRPALLLDYLRAKKLHK, from the coding sequence ATGTTCAAAAGGTTAACAAGTTTAGGTTTGTTGTGCATGCTTGCTATTGCAAGTTATGCACAGCACCTAAATGAAATCCTCTCAGAATTATCTGCTCCTGCCAAGCAATCAGTCTTGGTGGTTTCGCATCGTGGCGATTGGCGTAATGCTCCAGAAAACTCACTTCAGGCATTTCAGAACTGCATAGACATGGGAGTAGACATGGTTGAACTGGACTTGAAGAAAACCAAGGATGGAGAACTTATCCTGATGCACGACAATACGCTGAACCGCACAACCAATGGTACAGGAAAACCGGAAGACTATACGCAGGCTGAACTGAAAGGACTCAGGTTGAAGAACGGCGCAGGCTGCCTTACCCGTCATAAGATTCCTACACTTAGAGAAACCATATTGCTCTGTAAGGGAAAAATTCTGGTGAATGTTGACAAGGGCTACGAATACTTTGAAGATGTTCAAAAGATTCTTGAAGAAACCGGTACGGCTAACCAATGTGTTGTCAAGGAAAAGATACCTTATCAAACGATTAAGGAACAGCATGGCGATATTCTAGACAAAGTAATTTTCATGCCTAAGGCAGACTTATGCAAGCCAGAGGCAGAAAGCATTATCGACAGTTACTTGCAGAATGAGAAACCTCTAGCGTTTGAGGTTAGATTTTCTCAAGTAAACGATAAGGTATTTGAACTGATTAAAAAGCTAAACGACAACGGCATCAAAGTATTTGTCAACGCCTTATGGCCTGCACAAAATGCTGAACACGACGATGATAGGGCTGTTGAACTGAAACAACCTGATGAAAGTTGGGGATGGCTTATCCAACAGGGATTCAAACTGATTCAGACCGATCGCCCTGCCCTGCTTCTCGATTATTTGAGAGCAAAGAAACTTCATAAATAA
- a CDS encoding MFS transporter has translation MFKKIIDFYKVSEPIPAKASTPEENERKLKRLQWATFLSATIGYGTYYVCRLSLNVIKKPIVDNGVFSETELGIIGSVLFFTYAIGKFTNGFLADRSNIKRLMSTGLLVTALVNLALGFTNSFILFAVLWGLSGWFQSMGAASCVVGLSRWFNDKNRGTFYGFWSASHNIGEAMTFIFVASIVSAFGWQYGFIGAAIVGLAGVVLLLTFFHDTPASKGVTLPGIKVEEKKQDTESYNKAQSAVLKNPLIWILALSSAFMYISRYAVNSWGIFYLENEKGYTTIDASFIISINSILGIVGTVSSGLVSDKIFKGNRYLPAVIFGLLNALALCLFLLIPGHHLWVDATAMVLFGLSIGVLLCFLGGLMAVDIAPKNASGAALGVVGVASYVGAGIQDIMSGLLIEGNKHLVNGVETYDFTYINYFWIGAALMSVLMTCIVWKAKPKTV, from the coding sequence ATGTTTAAGAAAATAATAGATTTCTATAAGGTTTCGGAACCGATTCCGGCTAAAGCCTCAACACCTGAGGAAAACGAAAGAAAGCTGAAACGTCTGCAATGGGCTACTTTCCTTTCTGCTACCATAGGATATGGTACATATTATGTGTGCCGACTCAGCCTGAACGTAATCAAAAAACCGATTGTAGATAATGGCGTATTCTCTGAAACTGAGCTCGGTATCATAGGCTCTGTCTTGTTCTTCACTTACGCTATCGGTAAGTTTACCAACGGTTTCCTTGCTGACCGAAGCAACATCAAGCGACTGATGTCTACCGGTCTGCTCGTTACAGCCTTGGTGAATCTGGCTTTGGGCTTTACCAATTCCTTCATCCTCTTCGCAGTTTTGTGGGGATTGAGCGGATGGTTCCAGTCGATGGGAGCTGCCTCCTGCGTGGTAGGTCTCTCCCGCTGGTTTAACGATAAGAACCGAGGAACGTTCTACGGATTCTGGAGTGCGAGCCATAATATAGGTGAGGCGATGACCTTCATCTTTGTGGCTTCCATCGTGAGCGCCTTCGGATGGCAATATGGTTTTATCGGAGCTGCGATAGTAGGTTTGGCGGGCGTTGTCCTGCTCCTTACTTTCTTCCACGATACGCCTGCCAGCAAGGGTGTTACCCTGCCGGGTATCAAGGTAGAGGAAAAGAAACAGGATACGGAATCTTACAACAAGGCACAGAGTGCGGTTTTGAAGAATCCGCTCATCTGGATTCTGGCCTTGAGTAGTGCTTTCATGTATATCAGCCGCTATGCTGTTAACAGCTGGGGTATCTTCTATCTTGAGAACGAGAAGGGATATACTACGATTGATGCCAGCTTCATCATCTCTATCAACTCTATCCTGGGTATTGTGGGAACCGTATCATCCGGACTGGTATCTGATAAGATTTTCAAGGGCAACCGTTATTTGCCAGCCGTTATCTTCGGCTTACTGAATGCGTTGGCACTCTGTCTGTTCCTGCTGATTCCGGGCCATCATCTCTGGGTTGATGCTACGGCGATGGTACTGTTCGGTTTGAGCATCGGCGTGTTGCTTTGCTTCCTCGGTGGTTTGATGGCGGTAGATATTGCGCCTAAGAATGCATCGGGTGCTGCTCTTGGCGTTGTCGGCGTAGCGAGTTATGTAGGTGCCGGCATCCAGGACATCATGAGCGGTCTGCTCATCGAGGGCAACAAGCATCTGGTAAATGGCGTAGAAACTTACGACTTTACCTACATCAATTATTTCTGGATTGGTGCAGCCCTGATGTCTGTCTTGATGACTTGCATCGTCTGGAAGGCGAAACCAAAGACAGTTTAA